CGACGAGGGGCTGCCACCCGACGCGCAGAAACCCGTGTGGCAGGCCCTGCAACGGGTCAGGGACCACGGCCCCACCGTGCTGGCCGGCTGCCTGCATCCGCCCCCGCCCACCGCCGGCCTGGTCGCGCTGTTATTGCCGCGACGCAGCCAGGACCGCCTCCCGGCCGAGACGGCCACTGTCCGGAAGGACGCCGACACATGAAAGCCGTCAAGCTGGCGCTGCTCGAACTCCGGCGCTTCCGGGGGCCGATGCGCCGACTGGTCCCCGCCCTGCTCTGCCTGGTGCCGTTGCTGTACGGCGCCATGTACCTCTGGGCGAACTGGGACCCGTACGGCAAGACGGACCGCATGCCGGTCGCCGTCGTCAACCAGGACCACCTGGCACATGCGCGGCAGGGCAGCCGGGTGAACGCCGGCGACCAGCTGGTCCAGCAGCTCAAGGCGTCCGGCACCTTCGACTGGCACTTCGTCGGTCCGGACGAGGCGCGGGACGGGCTGGAGCACGGCCGCTACTTCTTCACCATCGACATCCCACCCGACTTCAGCCGCAAGCTCGCCACGGGTGCCGACACCCGACCGCAACAGGCGGGCATCCGGATCGAACTCAACGATGCCAACAACTACGTCGCCGGCATCATGACCGAGGTGGTGCAGAACAAGCTTCAGGACCAGGTCAACTCCGCCACGCATGCCGCCTATGTGCGCAGCGTCTACGGCGAGTTGTCGGACGTGCGCGACAAGCTGTCCACCGCGGCCGATGGCGCACACCGGCTGGTGGGCGCCACCCGCGTGGCGCAGCAGGGCACTTCCACGGTCGCGTCGGCGACCTCCACCCTGCACGACGGTGCCGACGGCGTCGCCGCCGGGGCGCGGCAGATCGCCCGTGCCACCGGGCAGATCGACGACCTCTCCGGCCGCCTCGACCGGGCCGCCGCCGACCGTCTGCCCGGATCCCTCTCCACCCTGGTGACCACCGCCCGGCTGACCACCGACGGCCTGGACGCGGTGCACACCGCCACCAGCGCCACCCGCAAGGGCACTTCACGCGCCGTGGCGGACCTCACCGATCTCGCCGACTCCCACCCCGAGCTACGCGGCGACCCCGTCTACCGAACGGCCCTGAGCCACGCCCGCGACCTGGACACCACGGCCACCGACCTCGACGGCCGGGCCGCTGCCGCCGAGAACAACGCCCGGCGCTCCCTCCGCGACGCCGAACGCCTCCAGGACCATGTCGGATCGCTCAGGCGCGATGTGCTGGCTCTGCACACCCCCCTCCGTCTCGTCGACACCGGAGCGCACAGCGCCGCCGACGGTGCGCACGGCCTCGTCGAAGGGCTCGGCACCCTGGAAAAGGGCTCCGGCGCGCTGCGTGCCGCCGCCGACCAGGCGCACGACGGTGCCTCGGACGTCTCCCGCACCGTGGACGACGGACTGCACAAGATTCCCCGCACCACCCCCGACCAGGTCGCCCATGCCGCCGAAGTACTGGGCACGCCCGTACACATCGACCGGGGGAACCTGCACCCGGCCGGTGTCTACGGACGCGGTCTGGCCCCGTTCTTCTTCGGCATCGCCCTGTGGGTGTTCGGCCTCTTCGCCTACCTGTTGCTGCGCCCGCTCAACACTCGTGCCCTGGCCGGCCGGGTCGGCGCCTTCACCACTGCCGTCGCGGGATGGCTTCCGGCCGCGGTGCTCGGGGCCGTGGGGGCGCTGGTGCTCTACGGCGTCGTGGACCTCGCCCTCGGGCTCAGTCCCGTCCACCGCTTCTGGATGCTCGCGCTCCTGGTCACCGCGGCAGCGGCCTTCGTCGCCGTCGATCACTGCCTGCGCACCCTTTTCGGGGTGCCGGGCGACGTCCTGTCCCTGGTCCTGCTCATCCTCCAGCTCACCGCCTCCGGCGGGCTCTATCCACTGCCCACCGAGCCGGCCTTCTTCCAGGTGCTGAACCCACTGCTCCCGATGACCTACCTGGTCGACGGATTGCGCGTCACCGTCTCGGGCGGGCTCACCGAGAACCTCCTGCGTGACTTCGTCGTCCTCTTCGCCTTCACCGCCGGCTTTCTCGCCGTGACCGCCCTCGCCGTAAGACGCCAACGGGTCTGGACCGTCGGGCGTCTCCATCCCGACGTTTCCCTGTGAGGAAATGGACCGACCGCCGGACGTACGGCCCCGGTCCTCCCGTCGCCGCACCGCCGCTTCCACCATCGATCGGACCGCCTGATGGCCTCAGCACCGCACCTCGGTACACCCGTCCCCGACTTCACCTTGCCCGGTGGTGTCCTGACCGGCGACAGCTTCGAGCGCCGTGACTACACCCTCTCCCTGCAACGCGGCCGCCCGCTGGTGCTGGCGTTCTATCCGGGCGACGACACCAGCGTGTGCACCAAACAGCTGTGTTCCTACTCCAGTGGCCTCGAACACTTCCAGGACCAGAACGCGGAAGTCTGGGGCATCAGCCCCCAAGACGTGGACAGCCACGAGCGGTTCGCGCGCAAATACGACCTGCGGATGCCCCTGCTCGCCGACACCGATCGCCACGTCACCCGCACCTTCGGCATCGCCGCCCCCGGGATCGGACTGCGCAGGGCGGTCTTCCTCATCGGACCCGACGGAATACTGCACTGGAAACACGTGGCGCTGCTCGGTGCCGGCTTCCAACCCCTCGACACCCTCACGCGGCATCTCGCCGGCATGACATCCACCTGACATCCACCTGAGTCCGCGTGAGTCCGCCGCGGGCCCGGTACGCGAAGGCGCCCCCGCCGGTGGGCAGGGGCGCCGAGTACGGCACGTTCAGCACATCTTGTAGTCGGCTCGCGTGGAGTGGTAGGAGCAGGTGTCGACCGTGCCGCCGGTCGACTTCTTCAGCGTGGCCGAGTCCCGGTCGTTGTTCCACACGTAGGCGCCGCGGCCCTGGTAACGGTGCGCTGCGGTGTTCGTGCCCTTGCCGGTGTGGACGGTGACTGTCTTGCCGGCTCCGAGCGAGTAGGAGCCGAAGGTGTACGTGTGCCGGGAGGCGTCCGTCAGTGTCCAACCTGTGAGGCTGACAGCCCGGCTGGTGGAGTTCTTGATCTGTACGTACTCGGCGTTGAGGCTCGTGGTGGAGCGGGTGTCCGAGCCGGGGCTGTCGTAGTAGATCTTGTAGAGGTGGACGGAACCGGCAGCCTGTGCGGGCACGGGCAGCAAGGCGGCGCCGGCACAGGCCGCAGATATGGCAGCAGCGGCCACGGTACGAAGACGGAGCATGTGAGTCCTTCTGTGTCAGGCCGGGCACCCCCCCACTTCGGGCCCGGCAGGCGCTCAGATTACGGACCCAGTACCGGGAAGGGCATCGACGTTACCCAGTCGCGACATATCAAGACACAACGGTATCGCTCAAAGTTCAACAAGTTCTGGGTACTTGCTCCGGTGCTTGCTCAGGCGCTGCCCTCGGCGGCGGAGTTGACCCAGGCGGCCTCGCGGAGCAGGCGCAG
This Streptomyces decoyicus DNA region includes the following protein-coding sequences:
- a CDS encoding YhgE/Pip family protein; this translates as MKAVKLALLELRRFRGPMRRLVPALLCLVPLLYGAMYLWANWDPYGKTDRMPVAVVNQDHLAHARQGSRVNAGDQLVQQLKASGTFDWHFVGPDEARDGLEHGRYFFTIDIPPDFSRKLATGADTRPQQAGIRIELNDANNYVAGIMTEVVQNKLQDQVNSATHAAYVRSVYGELSDVRDKLSTAADGAHRLVGATRVAQQGTSTVASATSTLHDGADGVAAGARQIARATGQIDDLSGRLDRAAADRLPGSLSTLVTTARLTTDGLDAVHTATSATRKGTSRAVADLTDLADSHPELRGDPVYRTALSHARDLDTTATDLDGRAAAAENNARRSLRDAERLQDHVGSLRRDVLALHTPLRLVDTGAHSAADGAHGLVEGLGTLEKGSGALRAAADQAHDGASDVSRTVDDGLHKIPRTTPDQVAHAAEVLGTPVHIDRGNLHPAGVYGRGLAPFFFGIALWVFGLFAYLLLRPLNTRALAGRVGAFTTAVAGWLPAAVLGAVGALVLYGVVDLALGLSPVHRFWMLALLVTAAAAFVAVDHCLRTLFGVPGDVLSLVLLILQLTASGGLYPLPTEPAFFQVLNPLLPMTYLVDGLRVTVSGGLTENLLRDFVVLFAFTAGFLAVTALAVRRQRVWTVGRLHPDVSL
- a CDS encoding peroxiredoxin gives rise to the protein MASAPHLGTPVPDFTLPGGVLTGDSFERRDYTLSLQRGRPLVLAFYPGDDTSVCTKQLCSYSSGLEHFQDQNAEVWGISPQDVDSHERFARKYDLRMPLLADTDRHVTRTFGIAAPGIGLRRAVFLIGPDGILHWKHVALLGAGFQPLDTLTRHLAGMTST
- a CDS encoding lamin tail domain-containing protein: MLRLRTVAAAAISAACAGAALLPVPAQAAGSVHLYKIYYDSPGSDTRSTTSLNAEYVQIKNSTSRAVSLTGWTLTDASRHTYTFGSYSLGAGKTVTVHTGKGTNTAAHRYQGRGAYVWNNDRDSATLKKSTGGTVDTCSYHSTRADYKMC